A genome region from Novosphingobium sp. G106 includes the following:
- a CDS encoding DUF488 family protein: MDLLKVGEVTNVVDVRTISRSRTNPQYNADTLPAALAAGRIEYSKIHELGGLRKRSKTVAPDVNGFWINPSFHNYADYALSAEFRTGLDSLIEIACGGRCAIMCAEAVWWRCHRRIIADYLLHREQKVFHLMGTSEAKPALMTPAARADVLGLVYPAVP; encoded by the coding sequence ATGGATCTGCTAAAGGTCGGCGAGGTTACAAACGTTGTCGACGTCCGCACTATCTCGCGCTCCCGGACGAATCCCCAGTATAACGCCGATACCTTGCCAGCCGCCCTTGCTGCCGGTCGGATTGAATACAGCAAAATTCATGAGCTGGGCGGACTACGCAAGAGATCCAAAACCGTTGCGCCTGATGTAAATGGCTTCTGGATCAATCCGAGTTTTCACAATTATGCCGACTACGCTTTGTCGGCCGAGTTTCGGACAGGACTGGATAGCCTAATCGAAATTGCCTGCGGCGGCCGGTGCGCAATTATGTGCGCTGAGGCGGTGTGGTGGCGATGCCATCGCAGGATCATCGCTGATTACCTCCTTCATAGGGAGCAGAAGGTGTTTCACCTGATGGGGACTTCGGAAGCGAAGCCCGCGCTTATGACCCCTGCCGCGCGGGCCGACGTGCTCGGCCTAGTTTACCCCGCTGTTCCCTGA
- a CDS encoding sigma-70 family RNA polymerase sigma factor, producing the protein MIVGAKPRRDACADLQLAAADSHPDEAELRLVMQRNDRQFFRAALRILGNREDAEDAVQSAYLSAIAAIGSFAGRSTLSTWLTRIVINAALAQVRMRRRRRAWLHDDPVSLLESYREHLMRGSVTASPERALACRQIKQLIDDAIDQLPVPFRTVFVLRQIEEREVGEVAQALGINPATVKTRHLRARKRLQRVLASTFGSGLAGIFLFAGEAHEQAAGRLPGISRQGAWNETDGRTA; encoded by the coding sequence GTGATCGTGGGGGCGAAGCCTCGCCGCGACGCCTGTGCCGACCTTCAACTGGCCGCAGCCGACAGCCATCCCGATGAAGCAGAGTTGCGTCTCGTCATGCAACGCAATGACCGGCAATTTTTTCGTGCTGCATTGCGGATTTTGGGAAATCGCGAAGACGCCGAAGATGCCGTGCAAAGCGCCTATCTCAGCGCCATTGCGGCAATCGGGAGCTTCGCGGGAAGATCGACGCTATCCACGTGGCTGACCCGTATCGTCATCAACGCGGCGCTTGCACAAGTTCGCATGCGCCGCCGGCGGCGAGCGTGGCTTCATGATGATCCAGTCTCGCTGCTCGAAAGCTACCGCGAGCACCTGATGCGCGGATCGGTGACGGCCTCTCCCGAGCGCGCCCTCGCATGTCGCCAGATCAAGCAACTCATCGACGACGCGATCGACCAGTTGCCCGTCCCATTTCGCACGGTCTTCGTGCTGCGTCAGATTGAGGAACGCGAAGTTGGCGAAGTCGCCCAGGCGCTCGGCATTAACCCTGCAACGGTGAAGACCCGGCATCTGCGTGCACGGAAGCGGCTTCAGCGCGTGCTGGCCTCCACGTTCGGGAGCGGATTGGCAGGCATATTCCTGTTTGCTGGTGAGGCTCATGAGCAAGCGGCCGGCCGGTTGCCGGGGATCTCAAGACAGGGCGCTTGGAATGAGACTGATGGGAGGACCGCATGA
- a CDS encoding GH36-type glycosyl hydrolase domain-containing protein gives MSQERRDTNSAQPFASTGPWHFLGRAMPKPPWNDTAAIREVIFSVERMEEHARSLAQAQVVKPHRQLGHPLLDRLAANETSLIHSYRAILAAVVDKAAITPAAEWLIDNFHLVERQIREIRLDLPPRYYRQLPKLADGPFQGLPRVFGLVWSFVAHTDSRFDSNTWCAYIDAYQQVQPLTIGELWASAITLRIILIENLRRIAERIVYSRDERRIADDIADRLLGISASDQLEGALIEELGSSPPSDALALQLIHRLRDQSPALTAMLGRLDERLAADGRTMDSAIHDEQQRQIAANVTVRNIITSMRHISDVDWAVLFERVSLVDVVLAKSCDFAEMDFATRNLYRTSIEQLARGSGRNELDVAQHAVNVAAGAVEPRRKDPGYYLTAEGRPVFETILGFRPSLWALVNRAYRALGVGGYAGAGALVALLLLGFPVLFHVEANMGWLLLGVLGLLGAVPAIDSAVSLVNQIVTHQFGATQIPGLELRKGVPEPLRTMVVVPTMLTRVEKVLEQVEQLEIHHLASVGGDIQFALLSDWCDAASETVEGDDKLLRAAVDAIAGLNRKYAPAPGGERFLLLHRRRVWNESQRQWIGWERKRGKLHELNRLLRGAKDTTFITLDGRSPTAPEGVRYVITLDADTRVPPDTVRKLIGKMAHPLNQPIVDPVRRRVTEGYTILQPRVTPDLPLGEEGSVYQRVFSSPSGIDPYSAAVSDVYQDLFGEGSYAGKGIYALDAFETVLADRVPDSTLLSHDLFEGVFARAGLASDVEVVETFPARYDAASLRYHRWARGDWQLLPWILGFSPLLGKSRSMPARMPASGRWKMVDNLRRSVTSLTCILALFAGWTLPFQASVVWTLFFLAMIALPSLSPVLASAWTRHPGIPTRVHFARILGDLGSALVQILLIIVLLAHQAWLMADAVIRTLLRLFVTRRNLLQWTPAAQASIGRDPTITTYYHWMIGAVLTGATAIAGTLYFGGGTVYLALPFGVLWIASPAVAKWVSQPSPAFAERELEDSDRQALRLTARRTWRYFETFVTPSDHMLPPDNFQEVPSPVLARRTSPTNIGLYLLSAASAHDFGWVGTLDTIERLEATMSTMAKLDRYRGHFYNWYDTESLRALDPQYVSSVDSGNLAGHLIALAGACEDWCTRQLDDERRLAGISDALSLLREEIETLRDRRRTETVTWDQLDETLATVAGQMSQPSAGDETLAARLGRLAGPAELLVDLAKAFAAERGEDTEDILFWARAVCHSIVSHRRDTETKVDVVVRLAALAREARDIASAMEFGFLLNDERQLLSIGFIMRDGALDESCYDLLASEARLASFVAIAKGDLPARHWFRLGHAVTPVAGGAALMSWSGSMFEYLMPALIMRAPSESIIGRTNRAVVRKQIEYGRKLATPWGISESAYNARDLEHTYQYSNFGIPDLGLKRGLSEEAVIAPYATALAAVIDPVAAARNFSRLKAYDARGRFGFFEALDFTPRRLLDDQKVAVVRAFMAHHQGMTVVAIADALLGGLMRERFHAEPIVRATELLLHERMPREIATAPAWASDSKPDTRIREFEASAQWRDADPHALSPVTHLLSNGRYSVMLTAAGSGYSRCRELSVTRWREDATCDNWGSFIYLRDVESDLLWSATYQPTSVRPDEYSVAFSEERATFSRQDGSLHTTLEVVVSTEDDAEVRRLTLANNGRRPREVEVTSYAEIALAPQAADNAHPVFSKLFVETEYVARLGAILATRRHRSSDEPEIWAAHHSVTSNEGVGKAEFETDRARFLGRGLGVRTPAAVIDGRLLAQSTGAVLDPVFVLRRRVRLAPGAAVHIDFWTLVAGSREDLIDVIDKTNDVSAFDRAVTLAWTQSQVELHHLGIDRDEAGAFQRLAGRLLYAGPTLRPSSEVIVRGAGPQSGLWPQSISGDLPIILLRIANIEDIRIVHQLLQAMEYWRARRLEVDLVILNERASSYVQDLQTTIEATLRASQARRPTTVEGATGQVFVLRADLVPPETCALLASVARVRLTGDGGGLAEQLGRLKETMAPSRPARKVVARGSQPRMAAGPKLEFFNGVGGFADEGREYTITLGPGQSTPAPWINVIANQEFGFQISAEGCGFSWSVNSREHQLTPWSNDPVTDAPGEVIYLRDEDSGELWTPTALPIRNDAGIYVARHGWGYSRFDHEVHGIASELLVYVPIADPVKITRLKLRNTTNRPRRLSITAYVEWVLGTSRAASAPFVITEIAPKLRAMFARNPWNAAFARRVAFLDMRGRQTSWTGDRREFIGRNGCLSDPIALSNESELSGAVGAGFDPCGAMATIVDLPPGAETEIVILLGDAADPEHASALVTRYRNVDLDKVLDDVRGQWEDLLSVVQVKTPDRSMDVMLNGWLLYQTIACRLWARSGFYQASGAYGFRDQLQDGMALAPIRPSLTREHLIRAAGRQFPEGDVQHWWLPHSGQGVRTRISDDRLWLAFCVAHYLETTGDASLLEEAIAFLEGPSLKDDQHDSFFAPTVSDRMGSLYEHCALALDASLDRGVHGLPLIGGGDWNDGMNRVGEQGKGESVWLAWLSHMSLTRFAEIAQARGDTERASHWRAEASTLQKAIEREAWDGGWYLRAWFDDGTAIGSAANDECRIDSIAQSWAVMSNVANPERARRAMAAVERELIRSDDGLSLLFTPPFDRTSHDPGYIKGYPPGIRENGGQYTHGAIWSIIALARLGEGEKAAGLFSMLNPINHARNRADLRRYRVEPYVVAADVYAAADHLGRGGWTWYTGSAAWLYRAGIEEILGLRVRGSSLVLNPCIPVGWPGFEIALRRGSTRFDIRVENPDGVVQGIAKAMMDDAPIMGRPLSFDLPDDGKRHKILVTMG, from the coding sequence ATGAGCCAGGAGCGCAGGGACACCAATTCAGCACAACCTTTTGCGTCAACTGGTCCCTGGCACTTCCTTGGCAGGGCGATGCCCAAACCTCCATGGAATGACACGGCAGCCATCCGCGAGGTGATCTTCAGTGTCGAGCGCATGGAAGAGCACGCACGCAGTCTGGCCCAGGCCCAGGTTGTAAAGCCGCATCGGCAATTGGGTCATCCACTGCTCGACCGTTTGGCCGCGAATGAAACAAGCCTCATCCATTCCTATCGAGCAATCCTTGCAGCCGTCGTCGACAAGGCAGCCATCACACCCGCGGCAGAATGGCTCATCGACAATTTCCACCTTGTCGAACGGCAAATCCGAGAAATCCGGCTGGATCTTCCGCCTCGATATTATCGACAATTGCCGAAGCTGGCCGATGGTCCGTTTCAGGGTCTGCCAAGGGTATTCGGCTTAGTCTGGTCTTTCGTCGCCCACACCGACAGCCGTTTCGATAGCAACACCTGGTGTGCCTATATTGATGCGTATCAGCAGGTACAGCCGCTGACGATCGGCGAGCTATGGGCTTCGGCCATCACCTTGCGCATTATCCTGATCGAGAACTTGCGGCGGATCGCCGAGCGTATAGTCTACAGTCGCGACGAACGTCGCATCGCTGACGATATCGCAGATCGATTGTTGGGCATCTCGGCCTCCGACCAGTTGGAGGGAGCCCTCATCGAAGAACTCGGCTCGTCCCCTCCATCCGATGCCCTGGCGCTGCAATTGATCCATCGGCTTAGGGATCAGAGTCCCGCCCTTACCGCCATGCTTGGCCGCCTCGATGAGCGGCTCGCGGCGGACGGGAGAACGATGGACAGCGCGATCCACGATGAGCAGCAAAGGCAGATCGCGGCCAATGTCACCGTACGCAATATCATTACAAGTATGCGGCACATCTCGGACGTGGACTGGGCGGTTCTCTTCGAACGTGTTTCTCTGGTTGATGTCGTGCTCGCCAAGAGCTGCGATTTCGCCGAGATGGATTTCGCGACACGCAATCTCTATCGAACTTCCATCGAGCAACTCGCTCGCGGATCGGGCCGGAACGAACTGGATGTTGCGCAACACGCTGTCAACGTGGCAGCGGGCGCGGTCGAACCGCGGCGTAAGGATCCCGGCTACTACCTGACCGCCGAAGGCCGGCCCGTTTTCGAAACGATTCTTGGTTTTCGACCCTCATTGTGGGCATTGGTCAACCGCGCCTATCGTGCCCTTGGGGTCGGCGGTTATGCCGGTGCGGGTGCACTCGTCGCGCTTTTGCTGCTCGGCTTTCCTGTCCTTTTCCATGTCGAAGCCAACATGGGCTGGCTGTTGCTCGGCGTCCTCGGGCTGTTGGGCGCGGTGCCAGCGATCGATTCGGCGGTATCGCTCGTCAACCAGATCGTTACCCACCAGTTCGGCGCAACCCAGATTCCTGGTCTCGAACTCCGCAAGGGAGTGCCGGAGCCGTTGCGGACGATGGTGGTCGTGCCGACGATGCTAACCCGCGTCGAGAAGGTTCTCGAGCAGGTTGAACAGTTGGAAATCCACCATCTCGCGAGTGTGGGCGGCGACATTCAGTTCGCGCTTCTCTCAGACTGGTGTGATGCGGCAAGTGAGACTGTCGAGGGTGACGACAAATTATTGCGAGCAGCGGTTGACGCAATCGCTGGCTTGAACCGCAAGTATGCGCCGGCGCCCGGTGGCGAAAGGTTCTTGCTGCTCCATCGCCGCCGAGTCTGGAATGAAAGCCAGCGTCAGTGGATCGGTTGGGAGCGCAAACGCGGCAAGCTTCATGAGCTCAACCGTCTGCTTCGAGGAGCAAAAGACACAACGTTCATAACGCTCGATGGACGGTCGCCGACCGCACCAGAGGGCGTTCGCTATGTCATCACGTTGGATGCCGATACTCGAGTGCCTCCCGACACGGTCCGGAAGCTGATCGGCAAGATGGCGCATCCATTAAATCAACCGATTGTCGACCCCGTCAGGCGCCGCGTCACCGAGGGCTATACTATCCTTCAGCCCAGAGTGACCCCGGATCTTCCGTTGGGCGAGGAAGGCTCGGTCTATCAGCGCGTCTTTTCCAGTCCGAGCGGCATCGATCCATACTCTGCTGCCGTTTCTGACGTGTATCAGGATCTGTTCGGTGAAGGATCTTACGCAGGCAAGGGCATCTATGCGCTCGACGCGTTCGAGACCGTGCTCGCCGATCGAGTGCCCGATTCAACTTTGCTCAGCCATGACTTGTTCGAGGGCGTGTTTGCTCGTGCGGGTCTTGCCTCCGATGTCGAGGTCGTCGAAACTTTTCCGGCACGCTATGACGCCGCATCGCTGCGATACCATCGCTGGGCTCGCGGCGACTGGCAATTGCTACCCTGGATCCTCGGGTTCAGTCCGCTCCTCGGCAAGTCCCGGAGCATGCCCGCCCGAATGCCGGCCAGCGGTCGCTGGAAGATGGTCGACAATCTGCGTCGGTCCGTCACGTCGTTGACCTGCATTCTCGCGCTTTTCGCGGGATGGACTTTGCCGTTCCAGGCTTCGGTCGTCTGGACGTTATTCTTCCTTGCCATGATCGCCTTGCCAAGTTTGTCCCCGGTCCTCGCCTCGGCATGGACCCGGCATCCCGGCATCCCAACTCGCGTTCATTTCGCGAGAATCCTGGGGGATCTGGGCAGCGCGCTCGTGCAAATCCTCTTGATCATCGTGCTCCTCGCGCACCAGGCCTGGCTCATGGCCGACGCGGTCATTCGAACCCTGCTGCGACTGTTTGTTACCCGTCGCAATCTCCTGCAATGGACCCCAGCGGCGCAGGCGAGCATCGGCCGCGATCCCACGATCACCACCTACTATCACTGGATGATAGGCGCAGTCTTGACTGGTGCGACCGCAATTGCAGGCACGCTCTACTTTGGCGGTGGCACCGTATATCTGGCTCTGCCCTTTGGGGTGCTCTGGATCGCTTCTCCGGCAGTCGCGAAATGGGTGAGCCAACCCTCACCTGCGTTCGCAGAACGTGAACTAGAGGACTCGGACCGACAGGCGCTCAGGCTCACCGCACGACGAACCTGGCGCTATTTCGAGACGTTTGTGACGCCGAGCGATCACATGCTTCCGCCGGACAATTTCCAGGAAGTCCCATCTCCGGTCCTCGCGAGGCGCACGTCTCCGACCAACATCGGACTCTACCTCTTGTCGGCCGCTAGCGCGCACGACTTCGGCTGGGTGGGCACGCTCGATACGATCGAGCGCCTCGAGGCGACGATGTCAACCATGGCTAAGCTCGACCGATACCGCGGGCATTTTTACAACTGGTACGATACGGAAAGCCTCCGCGCTCTCGACCCCCAGTATGTGTCGTCGGTCGATAGCGGCAATCTTGCAGGGCACCTTATCGCGCTCGCCGGCGCATGCGAGGACTGGTGCACGCGGCAGCTCGACGATGAGCGGCGGCTCGCCGGCATTTCCGACGCACTCTCGCTCCTGCGCGAAGAGATCGAAACGCTGCGGGACCGCCGCCGCACCGAAACCGTCACCTGGGATCAGCTCGACGAGACCCTCGCTACCGTTGCCGGCCAAATGAGCCAACCCTCGGCCGGCGATGAAACACTCGCCGCCCGTCTCGGGCGGCTCGCGGGACCGGCAGAACTCTTGGTCGATCTTGCCAAAGCGTTCGCAGCTGAGAGAGGCGAGGATACCGAGGACATTCTCTTCTGGGCGCGGGCGGTATGCCATTCGATCGTCAGCCACCGGCGCGACACTGAAACCAAAGTCGATGTGGTTGTGCGCCTGGCGGCTCTCGCCCGCGAGGCACGGGACATAGCATCGGCGATGGAGTTCGGCTTCCTTCTGAACGATGAGCGCCAACTGCTTTCTATCGGCTTCATCATGCGCGACGGCGCTTTGGACGAAAGCTGCTACGACCTTCTGGCTTCAGAAGCCCGTTTGGCAAGCTTCGTCGCAATCGCCAAGGGCGATCTTCCTGCCCGTCATTGGTTCCGACTTGGGCATGCCGTTACGCCGGTCGCCGGTGGTGCGGCCTTGATGTCTTGGTCCGGCTCGATGTTCGAATATCTCATGCCCGCTTTGATAATGCGCGCGCCCAGCGAAAGCATTATTGGGCGAACCAATCGCGCTGTAGTCCGGAAGCAGATCGAATACGGCCGGAAACTGGCGACGCCCTGGGGAATATCCGAATCCGCCTATAATGCGCGCGACCTCGAGCACACCTATCAATATTCCAACTTTGGCATTCCGGACCTTGGCCTTAAACGAGGCCTGAGTGAAGAGGCCGTCATCGCGCCTTATGCGACAGCGCTCGCGGCAGTAATCGATCCGGTCGCTGCGGCACGTAACTTCTCGCGGCTGAAAGCTTACGATGCCCGCGGCCGTTTCGGATTTTTCGAAGCGCTAGACTTCACACCACGTCGCTTGCTCGACGATCAGAAGGTTGCGGTTGTCCGCGCATTCATGGCCCATCACCAGGGAATGACAGTTGTCGCCATCGCCGATGCCTTGCTTGGCGGTTTGATGCGCGAGCGCTTCCATGCCGAACCGATCGTGCGCGCAACCGAACTGCTGCTCCACGAGCGAATGCCTCGCGAAATTGCAACCGCACCGGCATGGGCGAGCGATTCCAAGCCCGATACCCGCATTCGCGAATTCGAGGCGTCGGCACAATGGCGAGATGCTGACCCGCACGCCCTCTCTCCTGTCACCCATCTTCTTTCCAATGGGCGCTATAGTGTCATGCTTACCGCAGCCGGATCGGGCTACAGCCGCTGTCGGGAACTCTCAGTGACCCGTTGGCGCGAAGATGCGACCTGCGACAATTGGGGCTCGTTCATCTATTTGCGCGACGTGGAGAGCGATCTCCTGTGGTCCGCCACCTACCAGCCGACGAGCGTGCGACCGGATGAATATTCGGTCGCGTTCAGTGAGGAGCGCGCGACATTTTCGCGCCAGGACGGCAGTCTTCACACAACGCTCGAGGTCGTCGTTTCGACGGAGGACGACGCCGAAGTCCGGCGTCTGACGCTCGCCAATAATGGCAGGCGACCAAGAGAGGTCGAAGTCACGTCCTACGCCGAGATCGCGCTCGCACCGCAGGCGGCAGACAATGCCCATCCAGTGTTCTCGAAACTCTTTGTCGAAACCGAATATGTAGCGCGCTTGGGTGCTATCCTGGCTACTCGCCGCCACCGATCGTCAGACGAGCCCGAAATTTGGGCAGCGCATCATTCGGTCACTTCGAACGAAGGTGTCGGAAAGGCGGAGTTTGAGACAGACCGGGCTCGTTTCCTGGGCCGAGGGCTCGGCGTACGGACCCCGGCAGCGGTAATCGACGGTCGTCTTCTCGCTCAGTCGACGGGCGCAGTGCTCGATCCCGTCTTTGTCCTGCGCCGAAGGGTGCGCCTGGCACCAGGAGCAGCCGTCCATATCGATTTCTGGACATTGGTGGCCGGTTCTCGAGAAGACCTGATCGACGTCATCGACAAGACAAACGACGTCAGCGCATTCGACCGGGCGGTGACGCTCGCGTGGACCCAGTCGCAGGTGGAGCTTCATCATCTCGGCATCGACCGGGATGAGGCCGGGGCGTTCCAACGCCTGGCAGGACGTCTCCTCTATGCCGGCCCGACGCTTCGCCCATCCTCGGAGGTAATTGTCCGCGGCGCCGGGCCACAGTCGGGCCTCTGGCCACAAAGCATCTCGGGCGACCTGCCGATCATCCTTCTGCGCATTGCCAACATTGAGGATATCCGGATCGTCCACCAACTGCTGCAGGCCATGGAATATTGGCGTGCTCGCAGGCTCGAGGTGGACCTCGTGATCCTGAACGAACGGGCTTCGTCTTACGTCCAGGACTTGCAGACAACGATTGAGGCCACGTTGCGCGCGAGCCAAGCCCGGCGGCCAACCACTGTAGAGGGCGCGACAGGTCAGGTGTTCGTGCTGCGCGCTGATCTGGTTCCGCCCGAAACATGCGCGTTATTGGCATCGGTTGCGAGGGTGCGGCTTACGGGTGATGGAGGCGGGCTCGCCGAACAACTCGGTCGGCTCAAGGAGACCATGGCCCCGTCGCGCCCCGCGCGGAAAGTCGTAGCTCGCGGGTCGCAGCCGCGCATGGCAGCCGGCCCCAAACTGGAATTCTTCAATGGTGTTGGCGGGTTTGCCGATGAAGGGCGAGAGTATACGATTACACTTGGCCCGGGTCAGTCCACTCCGGCGCCGTGGATCAATGTGATAGCAAACCAGGAATTCGGCTTCCAGATTTCGGCCGAGGGCTGCGGCTTTAGTTGGTCGGTGAACAGCCGCGAGCATCAACTGACGCCATGGTCGAACGATCCCGTGACCGACGCCCCTGGTGAGGTGATATACCTGCGTGATGAGGATTCCGGTGAACTCTGGACACCCACTGCACTGCCGATACGCAACGACGCCGGCATCTATGTGGCCCGGCATGGTTGGGGGTACAGCCGGTTTGATCATGAAGTGCATGGAATAGCCTCGGAGCTACTCGTTTACGTGCCAATCGCCGATCCGGTTAAGATCACCCGGCTCAAGCTTCGTAATACCACGAATAGACCACGGCGTTTGTCGATCACGGCCTATGTCGAATGGGTGCTGGGAACGTCCCGCGCGGCGTCAGCACCCTTCGTCATCACTGAGATCGCTCCGAAACTGCGCGCGATGTTCGCCCGCAATCCATGGAACGCGGCCTTCGCCCGGCGGGTAGCGTTTCTTGATATGAGGGGGCGTCAAACGAGTTGGACCGGCGATCGCCGTGAGTTCATCGGTCGCAACGGCTGCCTGTCGGATCCCATCGCGCTGTCTAACGAAAGCGAACTCTCCGGCGCGGTCGGAGCCGGGTTCGATCCATGCGGTGCCATGGCGACGATCGTCGATCTCCCGCCGGGTGCTGAAACCGAGATTGTGATTCTGTTGGGCGACGCGGCCGACCCGGAACACGCCTCCGCGCTCGTCACACGCTATCGAAATGTGGATCTAGACAAGGTGCTCGACGATGTTCGCGGGCAGTGGGAGGATCTGCTCAGCGTGGTCCAGGTCAAGACGCCCGATCGCTCGATGGACGTCATGCTCAATGGCTGGTTGCTGTACCAGACAATCGCTTGTCGTCTTTGGGCGCGCTCAGGGTTCTACCAGGCTAGCGGCGCTTACGGCTTTCGCGATCAACTCCAGGACGGCATGGCGCTCGCTCCGATCCGCCCCTCCTTGACCCGCGAGCATTTGATACGGGCCGCGGGCCGCCAATTTCCCGAAGGCGATGTGCAGCACTGGTGGCTACCGCACTCAGGACAAGGCGTTCGCACTCGGATCTCCGACGACAGGCTTTGGCTCGCCTTTTGCGTTGCTCACTACCTCGAGACCACGGGCGATGCCTCGCTGCTCGAAGAGGCCATTGCCTTCCTCGAAGGGCCGAGCCTGAAAGATGACCAGCACGACAGCTTCTTCGCCCCAACTGTTTCGGACCGAATGGGCAGCCTCTACGAGCATTGCGCGCTCGCTTTGGACGCGAGTCTCGATCGAGGTGTTCATGGCCTCCCCTTGATTGGAGGCGGCGACTGGAACGATGGCATGAATCGGGTGGGCGAGCAGGGAAAGGGAGAAAGCGTATGGCTAGCCTGGCTGTCTCACATGTCCCTGACGAGATTTGCAGAGATAGCGCAAGCGCGCGGCGACACTGAACGAGCCTCCCACTGGCGCGCCGAGGCCTCGACGCTGCAGAAGGCGATCGAGCGTGAGGCTTGGGACGGCGGTTGGTATCTGCGGGCTTGGTTCGACGATGGCACGGCCATCGGTTCGGCGGCCAATGACGAATGCCGGATCGACTCTATCGCGCAGTCCTGGGCGGTCATGTCAAACGTCGCAAATCCGGAGCGCGCACGGCGTGCCATGGCAGCGGTGGAGCGCGAGTTGATACGGAGCGATGACGGTCTGTCCTTGTTATTCACCCCACCCTTCGACCGGACCTCTCACGATCCAGGCTACATCAAGGGATATCCGCCCGGTATCCGCGAAAATGGCGGCCAGTACACGCATGGTGCAATCTGGTCGATCATCGCGTTAGCTCGCCTCGGCGAAGGCGAAAAAGCGGCCGGTCTCTTCTCGATGCTCAATCCGATCAACCACGCCCGCAACCGTGCCGACCTGCGTCGGTACAGGGTGGAACCCTATGTGGTTGCAGCCGATGTCTATGCCGCTGCAGATCATTTGGGGCGTGGCGGATGGACTTGGTACACGGGCTCGGCTGCATGGCTGTATCGTGCCGGAATTGAAGAGATTCTGGGCTTGCGGGTGCGCGGCTCATCACTTGTTCTGAATCCCTGCATTCCGGTCGGATGGCCGGGCTTCGAGATTGCCCTGCGCCGAGGATCGACGCGTTTCGACATCCGCGTCGAAAACCCCGACGGCGTCGTTCAAGGCATTGCTAAGGCGATGATGGATGACGCTCCTATCATGGGGCGGCCGCTCTCCTTCGACCTGCCCGATGACGGCAAGAGGCATAAGATTCTGGTCACGATGGGTTGA
- a CDS encoding uracil-DNA glycosylase family protein: protein MTDCEALLAEVRACRACGDLLPLGPRPVLQMSASARILIASQAPGTKVHATGIPFSDPSGDRLRQWMGLTSDQFYDAANIAIVPMGLCYPGRASSGDAPPRPECAPLWRKRLLALMPDLRLTLLVGSYAQNYVLGNGAMTDRVRDFASYLPRWFPLPHPSWRSQIWMRKHPWFEETVLPALRAQIRPIEPALEDAEEPDHNAQFARG, encoded by the coding sequence GTGACCGATTGTGAAGCCTTGTTGGCGGAAGTACGGGCTTGCCGGGCGTGCGGTGATCTCCTGCCGCTTGGCCCCCGACCTGTTTTGCAAATGTCTGCGAGCGCGCGGATCCTGATCGCGAGCCAGGCCCCGGGCACAAAGGTTCACGCGACCGGTATCCCCTTTTCCGATCCGTCGGGCGATCGGTTGCGCCAATGGATGGGGCTTACTTCAGATCAATTCTACGATGCCGCCAACATTGCCATTGTTCCCATGGGGCTTTGCTATCCGGGGCGCGCGAGCAGCGGCGATGCACCGCCACGCCCGGAATGCGCGCCGTTATGGCGGAAGCGGCTACTTGCACTAATGCCGGACCTGCGCCTCACTCTCCTGGTCGGAAGCTACGCTCAAAACTATGTGCTGGGAAACGGTGCGATGACTGACCGGGTCCGCGATTTCGCGAGCTACCTCCCGCGGTGGTTTCCGCTTCCGCACCCCTCTTGGCGCTCCCAAATCTGGATGCGCAAACATCCTTGGTTCGAGGAGACCGTGCTTCCAGCGCTGCGCGCGCAAATTCGGCCAATAGAGCCGGCACTGGAAGACGCCGAAGAACCTGATCATAATGCGCAATTCGCGAGAGGTTGA